One window of the Thermasporomyces composti genome contains the following:
- a CDS encoding aldo/keto reductase, which produces MQEWNPTRRQLMKAGGLGAAAAVVPSMLAGEAAASSAPSEPKDLITRVIPATGERVPAIGLGSFMTFDTLSDRGRGRIRKVARDFWRAGGRVFDVSPLYGRSEINLGDFITEMRISDRAFLANKVWSTGEYLWDDSHAESNLRRSMQRLSRRRPIDLMQCHSLTNVDVIVPLLHAWKKEGRVRLIGVTHHEPAYFDLLADWVRRGNVDFVQVHYSIHTRVAEEKVLPAARETGTAVLVNMPLEKARLHAVVGNRPVPDFAREFGIETWSQYFLKWVISNPDVTCAIPATSNPKHLAENVAAMRGPLPDPDTRERMYRYVAKIPGFDQIASMPWYPGKSYKGWVTRAQKAIDARSPWPS; this is translated from the coding sequence ATGCAGGAGTGGAACCCGACCAGGCGGCAGCTGATGAAGGCCGGAGGGCTCGGTGCCGCCGCAGCCGTCGTGCCGTCCATGCTCGCCGGCGAGGCCGCCGCCTCCTCCGCGCCCTCCGAGCCGAAAGACCTGATCACCCGGGTCATCCCCGCCACCGGAGAGCGGGTCCCCGCGATCGGGCTCGGCTCGTTCATGACCTTCGACACGCTCTCTGACCGAGGGCGTGGGCGGATCAGGAAGGTGGCGCGCGACTTCTGGCGCGCCGGCGGGCGGGTGTTCGACGTGTCGCCGCTGTACGGGAGGTCGGAGATCAACCTCGGTGACTTCATCACCGAGATGAGGATCAGTGACCGCGCCTTCCTGGCCAACAAGGTGTGGTCCACCGGCGAGTACCTGTGGGACGACAGCCACGCCGAATCCAACCTGCGCCGGTCGATGCAGCGGCTGTCCAGGAGGCGGCCGATCGACCTCATGCAGTGCCACAGCCTCACCAATGTCGACGTGATCGTGCCGCTGCTGCACGCGTGGAAGAAGGAAGGCCGCGTGCGCCTCATCGGGGTCACCCACCACGAGCCGGCCTACTTCGACCTGCTGGCGGACTGGGTGCGGCGCGGCAACGTCGACTTCGTCCAAGTGCATTACTCGATTCACACCCGCGTCGCCGAGGAGAAGGTGCTCCCGGCGGCTCGGGAGACCGGGACCGCCGTCCTGGTGAACATGCCGCTGGAGAAGGCGCGTCTGCACGCCGTCGTCGGGAACCGGCCGGTGCCCGACTTCGCGCGGGAGTTCGGCATCGAGACCTGGTCGCAGTACTTCCTCAAGTGGGTGATCTCCAACCCGGACGTCACCTGCGCCATCCCGGCCACCTCGAACCCGAAGCACCTGGCCGAGAACGTGGCCGCCATGCGCGGTCCCCTCCCGGACCCGGACACCCGTGAGCGCATGTACCGCTACGTGGCGAAGATCCCCGGGTTCGACCAGATCGCCAGCATGCCGTGGTACCCGGGTAAGTCCTACAAGGGCTGGGTCACTCGGGCCCAGAAGGCGATCGACGCCCGCAGCCCTTGGCCTTCCTGA
- a CDS encoding LysR substrate-binding domain-containing protein: protein MPVDLRLMRYVIAIAEAGSFEAAAERLHMTQPPLSRQIRDLERELGVQLFHRRPTRLTDAGKVFVESARQVLEEAERAVERTREAAGLSRGLVRVGYTVTAAFEEMPKLFAAMRERHPGIRVDAREAWDAELAAAASNGEVDVLLGRHLPIPAGFTTEVLRREDFVVVVGSGRPLATRTSVALRDLRGQTLRFFPRHFAPVYYDHVLAALSSTGETFDVWENPLPGLRNLTLNLGEEGFMFLPRSVGRQLPAGITCLTVTDELPPIELAISWARQTTPAVIALVHTARRLARREGWLRGRRPARA, encoded by the coding sequence ATGCCGGTGGACTTGCGGTTGATGCGCTACGTGATCGCTATCGCCGAGGCAGGAAGCTTCGAGGCGGCCGCCGAGCGGCTGCACATGACCCAGCCACCGCTCAGCCGCCAGATCCGTGACCTGGAGCGCGAGCTCGGCGTCCAGCTGTTCCATCGCCGCCCCACCCGGCTCACCGACGCGGGCAAGGTGTTCGTCGAGTCAGCCCGCCAGGTGTTGGAGGAGGCGGAACGCGCGGTCGAGCGGACCCGGGAGGCCGCGGGCCTGTCACGTGGCCTGGTGCGGGTCGGCTACACCGTGACGGCAGCCTTCGAGGAGATGCCCAAGCTCTTCGCCGCGATGCGCGAACGCCACCCCGGTATCCGCGTCGACGCACGCGAGGCATGGGACGCCGAGCTCGCCGCCGCGGCCAGCAACGGTGAGGTGGACGTGTTGCTGGGCAGGCACCTGCCCATTCCCGCCGGCTTCACCACGGAGGTCTTGCGTCGCGAGGACTTCGTCGTGGTCGTCGGCTCCGGCCGCCCGTTGGCGACACGGACATCCGTGGCTCTCCGCGACCTGCGCGGCCAGACCTTGCGCTTCTTCCCCCGCCACTTCGCGCCCGTCTACTACGACCACGTGCTGGCCGCGCTCAGCAGCACCGGCGAGACGTTCGACGTGTGGGAGAACCCCCTCCCGGGTCTTCGCAACCTGACCCTCAACCTGGGCGAGGAAGGGTTCATGTTCCTGCCCCGCTCCGTGGGCCGGCAGCTTCCCGCAGGGATCACCTGCCTGACCGTCACCGACGAGCTGCCCCCGATCGAGCTAGCCATCTCCTGGGCGCGCCAGACCACCCCGGCGGTGATCGCGCTCGTGCACACCGCCCGTCGGCTGGCCCGACGGGAGGGCTGGCTACGCGGCCGCCGCCCGGCGCGCGCGTGA
- a CDS encoding RNA degradosome polyphosphate kinase, which yields MRPGATSYDVEPPYDVTATGLPSDRFHDREQSWLQFNERVLELAEDPSVPLLERVRYLAIFARNLDDFFMVRVAGLKRRMAAGVAVRAASGLLPREVLTRIWTYSRELALRHARCFHERILPSLAAEGIEIVRWSDVDDEARGRMAELFATRVYPVLTPLAVDPAHPFPYISGLSLNLAVVVRDPETGGEHFARVKVPPILPRFVPLSEQRFVPLEDVIAAHLDQLFPGMEILQHHTFRVTRNEDLEVEEDDAENLLQALERELLRRRFGPPVRLEVESSIDPHVLALLVSELGIAEEEVYHLPGPLDLTGLFTIAELDRADLKYPAFVPTTHSDLAEVESSQPPDIFHAVRRREVLLHHPYDAFSTSVQRFIEQAAADPRVLAIKQTLYRTNEESPIVDALIDAAEAGKQVLVVVEIKARFDEEANIRWARKLEQAGCHVVYGLIGLKTHCKLSLVVRDEPGGLRRYVHVGTGNYNPKTARLYEDLGLLSCDPVLTADVAALFNHLSGYARTTTYGRLLVAPRSVRTGLIERIRREVDHHRAGRPARIRFKVNALVDEAIIDELYLASQAGLPIDLWVRGICALKPGVPGLSSTIRVRSVLGRFLEHSRIFSFANGGDTEIWIGSADLMHRNLDRRVEVLVRVLHDDHRRQLSRLFDLAFDEGTSTWHLHDTTWRRHHRAADGEPLLDLQAHLIERRRR from the coding sequence CTGCGGCCAGGTGCCACGTCGTACGACGTCGAGCCGCCGTACGACGTCACCGCCACGGGCCTGCCGAGCGACCGCTTCCACGATCGTGAGCAATCCTGGCTGCAGTTCAACGAGCGCGTCCTCGAGCTCGCCGAGGACCCCTCGGTTCCCCTCCTCGAACGGGTGCGGTACCTCGCGATCTTCGCCCGCAACCTCGACGACTTCTTCATGGTGCGGGTGGCGGGCCTCAAACGCCGGATGGCGGCGGGCGTCGCCGTGCGGGCGGCGTCCGGGCTGCTGCCGCGTGAGGTCCTCACCCGGATCTGGACCTACAGCCGCGAGCTCGCGCTCCGACACGCCCGCTGCTTCCACGAGCGCATCCTCCCCTCGCTCGCCGCGGAAGGCATCGAGATCGTTCGCTGGTCCGACGTCGACGACGAGGCGCGGGGTCGGATGGCCGAGCTGTTCGCGACCCGTGTCTACCCGGTGTTGACACCGCTCGCCGTCGACCCGGCGCACCCGTTCCCGTACATCTCCGGGCTGTCACTCAACCTCGCTGTGGTCGTGCGCGATCCGGAGACCGGTGGGGAGCACTTCGCCCGCGTCAAGGTCCCGCCGATCCTGCCGAGATTCGTCCCCCTCAGCGAGCAACGCTTCGTCCCCTTGGAGGACGTCATCGCGGCCCACCTCGACCAGCTCTTCCCGGGCATGGAGATCCTGCAGCACCACACGTTTCGGGTCACGCGCAACGAGGATCTCGAGGTCGAGGAGGACGACGCGGAGAACCTCCTCCAAGCCCTGGAACGCGAGCTGCTCCGTCGACGATTCGGCCCTCCGGTCCGGCTCGAGGTGGAGTCGTCGATCGACCCGCACGTGCTGGCGCTCCTCGTCAGCGAGCTCGGGATAGCCGAGGAGGAGGTCTACCACCTCCCCGGTCCGCTGGACCTCACCGGTCTGTTCACGATCGCCGAGCTCGACCGTGCGGACCTGAAGTACCCCGCCTTCGTTCCCACCACCCACAGCGACCTCGCCGAGGTGGAGAGCTCCCAGCCGCCGGACATCTTCCACGCGGTCCGGCGGCGTGAGGTGCTGCTCCACCATCCGTACGACGCGTTCTCCACCAGCGTGCAACGCTTTATCGAGCAGGCGGCGGCGGACCCCCGAGTCCTCGCCATCAAGCAGACGCTCTATCGCACCAACGAGGAATCACCGATCGTCGATGCGCTCATCGACGCCGCCGAAGCCGGCAAGCAGGTGCTCGTCGTCGTCGAGATCAAAGCCCGCTTCGACGAGGAAGCCAACATTCGTTGGGCTCGCAAGCTGGAGCAGGCCGGCTGTCACGTCGTCTACGGCCTCATCGGCCTGAAGACCCACTGCAAGCTGTCGCTGGTCGTGCGAGACGAGCCGGGCGGTCTGCGCCGGTACGTTCACGTGGGCACGGGCAACTACAACCCCAAGACAGCGCGACTCTACGAAGATCTGGGCCTGCTCAGCTGCGACCCCGTGCTCACCGCTGACGTCGCCGCGTTGTTCAACCACCTCTCCGGATACGCCCGGACGACCACGTACGGCCGACTACTGGTGGCTCCGCGGTCGGTGCGCACCGGCCTGATCGAGCGGATCCGCCGCGAGGTCGACCATCACCGGGCGGGCCGACCCGCCCGTATCCGCTTCAAGGTCAACGCGCTCGTCGACGAGGCCATCATCGACGAGCTCTACCTCGCCTCGCAGGCCGGCCTCCCGATCGATCTGTGGGTTCGGGGGATCTGCGCCCTCAAACCCGGCGTCCCCGGCTTGTCGAGCACCATCCGGGTCCGCAGCGTGCTCGGCCGCTTCCTCGAGCATTCACGGATCTTCTCCTTCGCCAACGGCGGCGACACCGAGATCTGGATCGGCTCGGCCGATCTCATGCACCGCAACCTCGACCGCCGGGTCGAGGTGCTCGTACGCGTGCTCCACGACGACCACAGACGCCAGCTGAGCCGCCTGTTCGACCTGGCTTTCGACGAAGGGACGAGCACGTGGCACCTGCACGACACGACGTGGCGGCGGCACCACCGTGCCGCCGACGGTGAGCCGCTGCTGGACCTACAGGCACACCTGATCGAGCGACGGCGCCGGTGA
- a CDS encoding NUDIX hydrolase, translating to MSDTTAPHERVVEAAGAVVWRPAVHDRAEVLLIHRPRYDDWTFPKGKLRPHEHALAAAVREVEEETGVRIRLGPPLPAARYRLRDGGQKLVRYWSAIPLGESDEVGVERSREVDRRGWFSLRQAARQLTHAQDRALLSRLRPVPTRPFVVVRHARAVPRESWDGADAERPLADEGVAQAERLAPLLAAYDPSHVVASETRRAIDTLLPYARGRGLEIEPDPAFGPNVDAGHVREEITRLLNSVESTVVSTHRETVPAIFEALGLGEVSLDYAELAVVHLEVRSPVAVERARVH from the coding sequence ATGTCTGACACCACGGCTCCACACGAGCGGGTGGTCGAGGCCGCCGGGGCCGTCGTCTGGCGCCCGGCCGTGCACGATCGGGCTGAGGTCCTCCTCATCCACCGGCCTCGGTACGACGACTGGACCTTCCCGAAAGGCAAGCTCCGACCACACGAGCACGCCCTCGCCGCGGCCGTGCGCGAGGTCGAGGAGGAGACCGGGGTCCGGATCCGGCTCGGACCGCCACTACCGGCGGCACGCTACCGGCTGAGGGACGGCGGTCAGAAGCTCGTGCGGTACTGGTCGGCGATTCCACTCGGCGAGAGCGACGAGGTGGGCGTCGAGCGGAGCCGTGAGGTCGACCGTCGCGGCTGGTTTTCCTTACGGCAGGCCGCCCGCCAGCTCACCCACGCTCAGGACCGCGCGCTGTTGTCCCGTCTTCGACCTGTTCCCACCCGACCGTTCGTGGTCGTGCGACACGCCCGCGCGGTCCCGCGCGAGAGCTGGGACGGTGCGGACGCCGAACGCCCCTTGGCCGACGAGGGCGTCGCCCAGGCCGAGCGACTGGCCCCTCTCCTCGCCGCCTACGATCCCAGCCACGTGGTCGCGTCGGAAACCCGTCGCGCTATCGACACCCTGCTGCCCTACGCGCGGGGTCGCGGGCTGGAGATCGAGCCTGACCCCGCCTTCGGACCGAACGTCGACGCCGGGCACGTGCGCGAAGAGATCACTCGCTTGTTGAACTCCGTCGAGTCGACGGTGGTCAGCACACACCGAGAGACCGTACCCGCGATCTTCGAGGCCCTCGGCCTGGGCGAGGTGTCCTTGGACTACGCCGAGCTCGCGGTCGTCCACCTGGAGGTTCGCTCGCCGGTCGCAGTCGAGCGCGCCCGGGTGCACTGA
- the pstS gene encoding phosphate ABC transporter substrate-binding protein PstS — protein sequence MKRNRSGRLSAVVAAGVLALAACGNDPVASNTGNDQPTSGVTSDLSGELAAGGASSQEAAMQAWIAGFQEAHPDVTVSYDPIGSGGGRTQFLEGAYPFAGSDAVLDEEERQQSVERCGGSPAIHLPVYISPIAIVYNLEGVDDLQLSPSTIAKIFNRQITTWNDPAIAAENPGVDLPDLPISPVSRSDESGTTENFTEYLAAAAPEDWPHEPSGDWPVEGTQGAQGTSGVIQTVRGGQGTIGYADASQAGDLGTVKVKVGDEYVAYSAEAAAKVVDASPRVPGASQHDLAIELDRTTTEPGTYPIVLVSYVITCPSYDDVTEGQLVKEFLGYIASEEGQRRAADAAGSAPLSSEMTEQVQAAIEAIQVGSS from the coding sequence GTGAAGCGCAACCGCTCCGGCCGCCTTTCGGCCGTCGTCGCCGCGGGGGTACTCGCACTCGCGGCGTGCGGCAACGACCCAGTGGCCTCGAACACGGGCAATGACCAGCCGACCAGCGGTGTCACCTCCGACCTCAGCGGCGAGCTCGCCGCCGGCGGCGCGAGCTCGCAGGAAGCGGCGATGCAGGCCTGGATCGCCGGCTTCCAGGAGGCCCACCCTGACGTCACGGTGAGCTACGACCCCATCGGGTCGGGCGGCGGCCGCACACAGTTCCTCGAGGGCGCCTATCCGTTCGCCGGCTCCGACGCCGTGCTCGACGAGGAGGAGAGACAGCAGTCGGTCGAGCGCTGCGGTGGCTCGCCGGCGATTCACCTGCCGGTCTACATCAGCCCGATCGCGATCGTCTACAACCTCGAGGGCGTCGACGACCTCCAGCTCTCCCCGTCCACCATCGCCAAGATCTTCAACCGCCAGATCACCACCTGGAACGATCCGGCGATCGCCGCGGAGAACCCGGGTGTCGACCTACCGGACCTGCCGATCAGCCCGGTGAGCCGCTCAGACGAGTCGGGAACGACGGAGAACTTCACCGAGTACCTGGCTGCCGCCGCACCGGAGGACTGGCCCCACGAGCCGAGCGGTGACTGGCCGGTCGAGGGCACGCAAGGCGCCCAGGGCACGTCTGGTGTCATCCAGACGGTTCGTGGAGGCCAGGGCACGATCGGCTACGCCGACGCCAGCCAGGCCGGTGACCTCGGCACGGTCAAGGTGAAGGTCGGCGACGAGTACGTCGCCTACTCGGCCGAGGCGGCCGCCAAGGTCGTCGACGCCTCGCCGCGAGTGCCGGGAGCCTCCCAGCACGACCTGGCGATCGAGCTGGACCGGACGACCACGGAGCCCGGGACCTACCCGATCGTGCTCGTCTCGTACGTGATCACCTGCCCCTCGTACGACGACGTGACCGAGGGACAGCTGGTCAAGGAGTTCCTCGGCTACATCGCGAGCGAGGAGGGCCAGCGACGGGCCGCCGACGCGGCGGGCTCGGCCCCGCTCTCGTCGGAGATGACCGAGCAGGTTCAGGCCGCCATCGAGGCGATCCAGGTCGGATCGTCCTGA
- the pstC gene encoding phosphate ABC transporter permease subunit PstC, with the protein MTTTQEQPILAETTPVSVHRGKPLTPPRRRRGDLIFFRTTAAAGTLILVILAAVAAFLLQQAWPAVQASPAELAERIHWFDEDQTLLGYVGPLAFGTLLASAIALTIATPVAVGVALFTSHYAPRPLAQAFGYVVDLLAAIPSVVYGLWGALWLMPRLHPIYVWLSENLGFLPLFEGPVANPPRTILTAGIILAVMILPIITAVSREVFLQTPKLLEEAALALGATRWEMIRMVVLPFGRSGVVGAAMLGLGRALGETMAVAMVLSPGFSYSLFLLKPGQQQTTAANIALQFPEATPTGVSVLVFTGLVLFVITLVVNMLARWAVSRAVGGAS; encoded by the coding sequence ATGACCACCACACAGGAGCAGCCGATACTGGCCGAGACGACACCGGTCTCCGTCCATCGTGGGAAACCATTGACGCCGCCCCGTCGACGTCGTGGCGACTTGATCTTCTTCCGCACCACCGCGGCCGCCGGGACACTCATCCTCGTGATCCTGGCGGCCGTCGCCGCGTTTCTCCTCCAGCAGGCGTGGCCCGCGGTCCAGGCCAGTCCCGCCGAGCTCGCGGAACGCATCCACTGGTTCGACGAGGACCAGACCCTGCTCGGCTACGTCGGTCCGCTCGCCTTCGGCACGCTGCTGGCCTCCGCCATCGCCTTGACGATCGCCACACCTGTCGCGGTCGGCGTCGCGCTGTTCACCTCGCACTACGCGCCACGCCCACTCGCCCAGGCGTTCGGCTACGTCGTCGACCTGCTCGCGGCGATTCCCAGCGTGGTCTACGGCTTGTGGGGCGCGCTGTGGTTGATGCCCAGGCTCCACCCGATCTACGTGTGGCTCAGCGAGAACCTCGGCTTCCTTCCGCTGTTCGAGGGTCCGGTGGCGAATCCGCCACGAACGATCCTCACCGCCGGCATCATCCTCGCGGTGATGATCCTGCCGATCATCACCGCTGTCTCGCGCGAGGTCTTCCTCCAGACCCCGAAGCTCCTGGAGGAGGCGGCCCTCGCGCTCGGCGCCACGCGCTGGGAGATGATCCGCATGGTCGTCTTGCCGTTCGGTCGGTCCGGGGTGGTGGGGGCGGCCATGCTCGGCTTGGGCCGCGCGCTCGGCGAGACGATGGCGGTCGCGATGGTGCTCTCGCCCGGCTTCAGCTACTCGCTCTTCCTCCTCAAGCCGGGTCAGCAGCAGACCACGGCCGCCAACATCGCCTTGCAGTTCCCCGAAGCGACGCCGACAGGGGTGAGCGTGCTCGTCTTCACCGGTCTGGTGCTGTTCGTCATCACCCTCGTGGTCAACATGCTGGCTCGCTGGGCGGTCTCGCGGGCCGTGGGAGGTGCCTCCTGA
- the pstA gene encoding phosphate ABC transporter permease PstA produces MAKVMVTAGTHAGTRRLDRVRLHRLIPPALLVGCLALSAVTLGVLGDAHIAAAVVVGLVAYAVVLVALSALVEGRRRAVDRLVTTLVYGAFGLALVPLVSLLATVVVNGLERFDLYFLTYTMRGVFGGMDAGGAYHAIVGTLLITGFAAVISVPIGLLAAIYLVEYGTGRLSRAIRFFVDVMTGIPSIVAGLFAYAAFATVFGPGIRLGVIGSVALSVLMTPVVIRSCEEMLTLVPNDLREASYALGVPKWLTILKVVLPTATAGIATGVMLAIARVIGEAAPLLLVTGVVSSANYNLFDGRMMSLPVFVFRSYSQGLAPSGITTVNYERAWAAALTLILIVMALNLVGRLIPRLFVPGGRR; encoded by the coding sequence ATGGCCAAGGTGATGGTGACGGCCGGGACTCACGCGGGAACGCGACGCCTGGATCGGGTACGCCTCCATCGCCTCATCCCACCGGCGCTCCTCGTCGGCTGCCTCGCGCTCAGCGCCGTGACCTTGGGTGTCCTCGGTGACGCGCACATCGCCGCCGCAGTCGTCGTCGGCCTGGTCGCGTACGCCGTCGTGCTCGTGGCCCTCTCAGCGCTCGTCGAGGGTCGCCGACGGGCTGTGGACCGGCTCGTCACCACGCTGGTCTACGGCGCGTTCGGGCTCGCCCTCGTGCCGCTCGTCTCGCTCCTCGCGACGGTCGTCGTCAACGGGCTCGAACGGTTCGACCTGTACTTCCTCACCTACACGATGCGTGGTGTCTTCGGGGGCATGGACGCCGGCGGCGCGTACCACGCGATCGTCGGCACCCTCCTCATCACCGGCTTCGCCGCCGTCATCTCGGTGCCGATCGGCCTGCTCGCCGCCATTTATCTCGTGGAGTACGGCACCGGCCGCCTCTCCCGCGCGATCAGGTTCTTCGTCGACGTCATGACCGGTATCCCGTCGATCGTCGCCGGCCTGTTCGCCTACGCGGCGTTCGCGACCGTGTTCGGTCCCGGCATCCGGTTGGGCGTGATCGGCTCGGTCGCACTGTCCGTCCTCATGACTCCCGTCGTCATCCGTTCCTGCGAGGAGATGTTGACCTTGGTGCCGAACGACCTGCGGGAGGCGTCCTACGCGCTCGGTGTTCCGAAATGGTTGACGATCCTCAAGGTGGTGCTGCCGACCGCGACGGCCGGCATCGCCACCGGTGTCATGCTCGCCATCGCCCGCGTCATCGGCGAGGCTGCACCGCTCCTCCTCGTGACCGGCGTGGTGAGCTCCGCCAACTACAACCTGTTCGACGGGCGCATGATGAGCCTCCCCGTCTTCGTCTTCCGCTCCTACAGCCAGGGGTTGGCGCCGAGCGGGATCACCACGGTCAACTACGAGCGCGCGTGGGCCGCGGCTCTCACGCTCATCCTCATCGTCATGGCGCTCAACCTCGTCGGGCGCCTCATCCCTCGACTCTTCGTTCCCGGCGGTCGGCGCTGA
- the pstB gene encoding phosphate ABC transporter ATP-binding protein PstB encodes MAKRIDVRGVNAYYGDVVAVRDITMRIEPCSVTALIGPSGCGKSTFLRTLNRMHEVVPGAWVEGTVLLDDVDLYAPEVDPVEVRRQVGMVFQRPNPFPTMSIYDNVLAGFRLNNRRLRKSEADEIVERSLRQVHLWDEVERRLTKSGSSLSGGQQQRLCIARAIAVEPEVLLMDEPCSALDPISTLAIEDLISQLKERYTIVIVTHNMQQAERVSDTTAFFNVAGQGEPGHLVEIDETKKIFSNPANPSTEAYINGRFG; translated from the coding sequence ATGGCCAAGCGCATCGACGTCCGTGGTGTGAACGCCTACTACGGCGACGTCGTCGCCGTCCGCGACATCACGATGCGAATCGAGCCGTGCTCGGTCACCGCTTTGATCGGACCGTCCGGATGCGGCAAGTCGACGTTCCTCCGCACGCTGAACCGCATGCACGAGGTCGTCCCAGGCGCTTGGGTGGAAGGCACCGTCCTGTTGGACGACGTTGACCTCTACGCGCCCGAGGTCGACCCCGTGGAGGTGCGACGCCAGGTCGGCATGGTCTTCCAGCGACCGAACCCGTTCCCCACCATGTCGATCTACGACAACGTGCTGGCCGGCTTCCGGCTCAACAACCGACGGCTCCGCAAGAGCGAGGCCGACGAGATCGTCGAACGATCCCTGCGGCAGGTGCATCTCTGGGACGAGGTGGAGCGGCGGCTCACCAAGTCGGGATCGTCGCTGTCGGGCGGCCAGCAGCAGCGCCTGTGCATCGCGCGGGCGATCGCCGTCGAGCCCGAGGTGCTGCTCATGGACGAGCCTTGCTCCGCGCTCGACCCGATCTCGACGCTGGCGATCGAAGACCTCATCAGTCAGCTCAAGGAGCGCTACACGATCGTCATCGTGACCCACAACATGCAGCAGGCGGAGCGGGTGTCCGACACCACCGCGTTCTTCAACGTCGCGGGACAAGGCGAGCCGGGTCACCTGGTCGAGATCGACGAGACGAAGAAGATCTTCAGCAATCCCGCGAACCCGTCCACGGAGGCCTACATCAACGGCAGGTTCGGCTGA
- a CDS encoding inorganic phosphate transporter codes for MELALVVAVVMIALIFDYTNGFHDAANAIATSVSTRALTPRTALFLAAVMNLLGALISEGVASTIGSGIITPSVDAHGMTVVFSGLIGAITWNLITWRLGLPSSSSHALIGGLIGAGLAASVTVHWSVIISKVAIPMVLSPLIGFCLAYAVMVALLWIFRRARPYKVNRGFRAGQSVSAAAMAFGHGLQDAQKTMGVIVLALVTAGLHEGSDVPLWVKLAAAIAIALGTYSGGWRIMRTLGRRVIKLDPARGVAAELTASSVLYVMAIGLHAPVSTTHTISAAIMGVGATRRLSAVRWGVAGNIVLAWVLTIPMAAAVAAGMYWVSALVLP; via the coding sequence ATGGAGCTCGCCCTTGTCGTCGCGGTCGTCATGATCGCTCTCATCTTCGACTACACAAACGGGTTCCACGACGCGGCCAACGCCATCGCGACCTCGGTGTCCACCCGAGCCTTGACCCCACGGACGGCGTTGTTCCTCGCCGCCGTCATGAACTTGCTCGGAGCCCTCATCTCCGAGGGCGTCGCCAGCACGATCGGGAGCGGGATCATCACGCCGAGCGTGGACGCGCACGGCATGACGGTCGTCTTCTCCGGGCTCATCGGTGCCATCACCTGGAACCTCATCACCTGGCGTCTGGGCCTGCCGTCCTCCTCCTCCCACGCGCTCATCGGTGGGCTCATCGGTGCCGGGCTCGCCGCCTCGGTGACCGTCCACTGGTCGGTCATCATCAGCAAGGTCGCCATCCCCATGGTCCTGTCGCCGTTGATCGGCTTCTGCCTGGCGTACGCGGTCATGGTGGCGCTGCTGTGGATCTTCCGGCGGGCCAGGCCGTACAAGGTCAACCGCGGCTTTCGGGCGGGTCAGTCGGTGTCGGCCGCGGCGATGGCCTTCGGGCACGGCCTGCAGGACGCGCAGAAGACGATGGGCGTCATCGTGCTCGCCCTGGTGACCGCAGGGCTGCACGAGGGAAGCGACGTTCCGCTGTGGGTCAAGCTGGCGGCGGCCATCGCCATCGCGCTCGGCACCTACTCCGGCGGCTGGCGGATCATGCGGACGCTCGGCCGACGGGTCATCAAGCTCGATCCGGCGCGTGGCGTCGCCGCCGAGCTCACCGCGTCCTCCGTCCTGTACGTGATGGCGATCGGGTTGCACGCGCCGGTCTCCACAACCCACACGATCAGCGCCGCGATCATGGGAGTCGGGGCCACGCGGCGCCTGTCCGCGGTCCGCTGGGGCGTCGCCGGCAACATCGTCCTCGCCTGGGTGCTCACCATCCCGATGGCCGCGGCTGTGGCGGCCGGGATGTACTGGGTGTCCGCGCTGGTCCTGCCGTGA
- a CDS encoding DUF47 domain-containing protein: protein MRFRLTPVDTTFYDLFAKQAGYLVEGARLLAEMLAESNDRAATAQLMKDAEHRCDEATHEIIRRVNSTFVTPFDREDIYRLAAGLDDVMDYMEAAVESVSLYDLLSLPEGIEEQVEVLQRAADLTAQAMPRLRTMHDLEEYWIEVNRLENLGDQIHRRMLAKLFSGAYDALTVLKLKDVVEQLEYAVDSFERVANTVEQIAVKES from the coding sequence GTGCGCTTCCGACTCACCCCGGTCGACACGACGTTCTACGATCTGTTCGCCAAACAGGCCGGCTACCTCGTCGAAGGAGCTCGGCTCCTCGCGGAGATGCTCGCCGAGTCTAATGATCGTGCCGCCACAGCGCAGCTGATGAAGGATGCCGAGCATCGCTGCGACGAGGCGACCCACGAGATCATCCGACGGGTCAACAGCACGTTCGTCACACCGTTCGACCGCGAGGACATCTACCGGCTCGCCGCCGGCCTCGACGACGTCATGGACTACATGGAAGCGGCCGTGGAGTCGGTGAGCCTCTACGACCTCCTCAGCCTCCCGGAGGGGATCGAGGAGCAGGTCGAGGTGCTCCAGCGGGCGGCCGATCTCACCGCCCAGGCGATGCCGCGGCTGCGGACCATGCACGACCTCGAGGAGTACTGGATCGAGGTCAACCGGCTGGAGAACCTCGGCGACCAGATCCATCGGCGGATGCTCGCCAAGCTCTTCAGTGGCGCGTACGACGCCCTCACCGTCCTCAAGCTCAAGGACGTCGTCGAGCAGCTGGAGTACGCCGTCGACTCCTTCGAGAGGGTGGCCAACACGGTCGAGCAGATCGCCGTCAAGGAGTCGTGA